One part of the Sulfolobus tengchongensis genome encodes these proteins:
- a CDS encoding TRM11 family methyltransferase has protein sequence MKKGYAVLKGNNYFLSLAELKALINREDSEVSYFSGVAVFEGYKEGIAKKSARIKRSGELIHISDDPKEINEKLKELGECFWIKEDIILGSQRDKHHVLNYEIKRGIKIAKGCEKIDLIFTDGVIIVGKIKEEIDSKSLIAHEKKPFSQSGTMNAETSRLLVNLARPRKILVDPFVGTGSIVIEAKWLNYDCIGSDIDRKMLDKAKLNLNYFKYDCHLLFSSATNLPFHNLTSIATDPPYGRSTKGKGSELIKLYEEFFSSVAESLIKDGYLVFATDAKFNFIDKLRENSFILRGLHYLYSHKSLTRAIYVVQKK, from the coding sequence ATGAAAAAGGGTTATGCAGTATTAAAAGGAAATAACTATTTTCTTTCGTTAGCTGAGTTAAAAGCATTGATAAACCGTGAAGATTCTGAAGTATCCTATTTTAGTGGAGTTGCAGTATTTGAGGGATATAAAGAGGGAATAGCTAAGAAATCAGCTAGAATAAAGAGAAGCGGTGAACTAATTCATATCTCTGATGACCCCAAAGAAATCAATGAAAAACTTAAAGAACTAGGAGAATGCTTCTGGATAAAAGAAGACATCATACTAGGATCGCAGAGAGATAAACACCACGTGTTAAATTACGAGATAAAACGTGGAATAAAAATAGCTAAGGGATGTGAAAAAATCGATTTAATATTCACTGATGGAGTAATTATAGTAGGTAAGATAAAAGAAGAGATTGATTCCAAGAGCCTCATTGCACATGAGAAAAAACCTTTTTCCCAGTCAGGGACTATGAATGCTGAAACATCAAGGTTATTAGTAAATTTAGCTAGACCCAGAAAAATCTTAGTTGATCCCTTTGTTGGCACGGGGTCAATAGTAATAGAGGCTAAGTGGTTAAATTATGATTGTATAGGAAGTGACATAGATAGGAAAATGTTAGATAAAGCGAAATTAAATTTAAATTATTTCAAATATGACTGTCATTTATTATTTTCATCTGCTACCAATCTACCATTTCACAATCTAACCTCAATAGCTACCGACCCCCCATATGGAAGATCGACAAAAGGTAAAGGTAGTGAGTTAATTAAACTTTATGAGGAGTTCTTCTCTTCTGTTGCTGAATCTTTAATTAAAGATGGATATCTTGTGTTTGCAACTGATGCTAAATTCAATTTTATAGATAAGTTAAGGGAAAATAGTTTTATATTAAGAGGATTACATTATCTATATTCGCATAAGAGCTTAACTAGAGCAATATACGTGGTGCAGAAGAAGTGA
- the prs gene encoding ribose-phosphate pyrophosphokinase: MIIIGGTATNGIDESLSKILSIPLVKVENKIFPDGESYIRVPLSIRGEDVLLVQTTDYPQDKHLIELFLIAETIKDLGARKLTAIVPYLAYSRQDRRFKDGEAVSIKTILHILGEVGVDSLVVVEPHKPEELSYFKGELKIIHPYHQISKKIKELTSNPFILAPDRGALERARKIAEEIGAPYSYIEKERDRNTGEVRIKEAPNVSLKDKDVVIIDDIISTGGTISQASKLAYSLGAKSVIAVGIHLLLVGDAKERLREAGVKTLIGTNTVKTTDKDIITIDISHSIALSL, from the coding sequence ATGATAATAATAGGTGGTACAGCCACAAATGGAATAGATGAAAGTTTATCAAAAATATTATCCATACCACTGGTAAAAGTGGAAAACAAGATTTTCCCAGATGGAGAGTCTTATATAAGGGTTCCATTATCTATAAGAGGCGAGGATGTATTACTAGTTCAAACAACTGATTATCCCCAAGATAAACATTTAATAGAGCTTTTCTTAATTGCAGAGACGATAAAAGATCTTGGCGCCAGAAAGCTTACTGCCATAGTACCATACTTAGCTTATAGTAGGCAAGATAGGAGATTTAAAGATGGAGAAGCTGTAAGCATAAAAACTATACTACATATCCTAGGTGAAGTTGGGGTAGACTCTTTAGTAGTAGTAGAGCCACATAAACCCGAAGAATTATCATATTTTAAAGGAGAACTCAAAATAATTCATCCTTATCATCAAATTTCAAAGAAAATAAAGGAGTTAACTTCGAATCCCTTTATATTAGCACCGGATAGAGGAGCACTCGAGAGAGCCAGAAAAATAGCGGAAGAAATAGGTGCACCATATTCTTATATAGAGAAGGAAAGAGATAGAAATACAGGGGAGGTTAGAATTAAAGAAGCACCAAACGTAAGCCTAAAAGATAAAGACGTTGTGATAATAGATGATATAATAAGCACCGGAGGAACTATATCTCAAGCATCAAAGCTAGCCTACTCTTTAGGTGCTAAAAGTGTAATAGCCGTTGGTATCCATCTATTACTAGTGGGAGATGCAAAGGAAAGATTAAGAGAAGCGGGAGTTAAGACACTAATAGGCACTAACACTGTTAAAACGACTGATAAAGATATAATAACCATAGACATCTCACATTCAATAGCATTAAGCTTATGA
- a CDS encoding ATP/GTP-binding protein — protein MYYVFILGTAGSGKTTMTKNLQDYLLDQEMDTAIINLDPAVEHLPYTPDFDVRDYVDAYEVMDNYQLGPNSALIASIDLILTRASEIKSDIDQIEANYVLIDTPGQIELFAYRETGRLISKLIRGNNKALGLFLFDSFLAKEARSFVSLLLLSSSIKFRLELPIINVLNKVDLLTDKELEQILGWGESAENLIDELGKVDEYSLELINLLIESLSSNLIPVSSEKGSGFDELYAEIQRVLAGGEDYLTEEPNPKL, from the coding sequence ATGTATTATGTTTTTATACTTGGAACTGCAGGATCAGGGAAAACAACAATGACTAAAAATCTGCAAGATTACTTACTAGATCAAGAGATGGATACTGCAATAATAAACCTTGATCCGGCTGTTGAACATTTGCCATATACGCCAGATTTTGATGTGAGGGATTACGTTGATGCGTACGAGGTTATGGATAATTATCAATTGGGCCCTAATTCGGCTCTAATAGCATCTATAGATTTGATTTTAACTAGAGCCTCTGAAATTAAGTCTGACATAGATCAGATAGAGGCTAATTACGTACTTATAGATACACCGGGTCAAATAGAGTTGTTTGCTTATAGGGAAACTGGGAGGCTTATTTCCAAACTTATCAGGGGAAACAATAAGGCGTTAGGATTGTTTTTATTTGACTCATTTCTTGCTAAGGAAGCTAGAAGCTTCGTATCTTTATTACTTCTTTCAAGTTCTATAAAATTCAGATTAGAATTGCCTATCATAAATGTTCTTAATAAAGTAGACCTTTTAACGGATAAAGAGTTAGAACAGATACTTGGATGGGGAGAAAGTGCGGAGAATCTAATTGATGAATTAGGCAAAGTGGATGAATATTCTCTTGAGCTTATTAACTTACTAATAGAAAGTTTATCCTCTAACTTAATTCCGGTATCATCCGAAAAAGGTAGTGGTTTTGACGAATTATATGCAGAAATTCAAAGAGTATTAGCGGGAGGAGAAGATTACTTAACGGAGGAACCAAATCCTAAGTTATAA
- a CDS encoding DNA polymerase sliding clamp, translating into MKAKVVDAVSFSFILRTVGDFLSEANFVVNKEGIRISGIDPSRVVFLDIFMPASYFEEFEVNQDKEVIGFKLEDVNDILKRVMKEDSLILSSSESKLVLTFDGEFTRSFELPLIQVETMQPPSVNLEFPFKAQLLTITYADIIDELADLGEVLNIYSKDNRLYFEVVGDIATSKVELSTEGGTLLEASGADASSSYGMEYVANTTKMRRASDSMELYFGSQIPLKLHFKLPQEGYGDFYIAPRAE; encoded by the coding sequence ATGAAAGCTAAAGTAGTTGATGCTGTATCATTTTCCTTCATCTTAAGGACTGTTGGCGACTTTCTAAGTGAGGCTAACTTTGTCGTAAATAAAGAAGGCATAAGAATAAGCGGAATAGACCCTTCAAGAGTAGTTTTCCTAGATATATTTATGCCAGCGAGTTATTTTGAGGAATTTGAGGTGAACCAAGATAAGGAGGTTATAGGATTTAAGTTAGAAGATGTAAACGACATATTAAAGCGCGTCATGAAGGAGGACTCACTAATATTGTCCTCTTCCGAATCTAAACTAGTATTAACATTCGATGGCGAATTTACTAGATCTTTTGAACTTCCTTTAATTCAGGTTGAAACTATGCAACCGCCTTCCGTTAATTTGGAGTTTCCATTTAAAGCACAGTTACTCACCATAACATATGCGGATATCATTGATGAACTAGCAGATCTAGGAGAAGTCCTTAATATATACTCAAAAGATAATAGGCTCTACTTCGAAGTTGTTGGAGATATAGCTACATCAAAAGTTGAGTTATCAACAGAAGGAGGGACTTTGCTAGAAGCCTCTGGAGCAGACGCAAGCAGTAGCTATGGGATGGAATATGTTGCCAATACTACAAAGATGAGACGAGCTTCTGATTCAATGGAATTGTACTTTGGTTCTCAGATTCCATTAAAGCTCCACTTTAAGTTACCTCAAGAAGGATATGGGGACTTTTACATTGCACCAAGGGCAGAGTAA
- the priS gene encoding DNA primase small subunit PriS — MGTFTLHQGQSNLIKNFFRQYYSNANLELPKDMELREFALQPFGSDTYIRHLSFVSIDELKNYIVNVNIPLHLFYSSARYQLPAAKNMDEKGWMGSDLLFDIDADHICQLRSIRFCPICGSEVSSEKCERDGSEAIEYTEMTNECINRGLDEARKLVDIIENDFGLKPKVYFSGNRGFHVQVDCFGDCALLDSDERKEIVEYVMGVGVPEYPAGDDTAPGWVGRRNRGIKGVEVDEQVTIDTKRLIRIPNSIHGKSGLIVKELNSIDDFKLNESLSPFKGFTVFLPYITIETEALDRRIKLYRNVPIKIEASIGVYLHLKGLGEVKAYVR; from the coding sequence ATGGGGACTTTTACATTGCACCAAGGGCAGAGTAATTTAATTAAGAATTTTTTTAGGCAATATTACTCTAATGCAAATCTTGAATTGCCAAAAGATATGGAGCTAAGGGAATTCGCTCTACAACCCTTTGGTTCAGACACTTATATCAGGCATCTTTCCTTTGTATCTATTGATGAGTTAAAAAATTATATTGTTAACGTGAATATTCCTCTTCACTTATTTTACTCTTCAGCTAGATATCAGTTACCAGCTGCTAAGAACATGGACGAGAAAGGTTGGATGGGCTCTGATCTACTATTTGATATAGATGCAGATCATATATGTCAATTAAGGTCAATTAGATTCTGTCCTATTTGTGGCAGTGAAGTTTCTTCTGAAAAATGTGAGAGAGATGGATCAGAAGCTATCGAATACACTGAGATGACTAACGAATGTATAAATAGAGGATTGGATGAAGCGAGAAAATTAGTTGATATTATTGAAAACGATTTTGGCCTCAAACCTAAAGTTTACTTCTCTGGAAATAGGGGTTTTCATGTTCAAGTGGACTGTTTTGGTGATTGTGCGCTTTTAGATTCAGATGAGAGAAAAGAAATTGTAGAGTACGTTATGGGAGTAGGTGTTCCAGAATATCCAGCAGGTGATGATACTGCTCCAGGATGGGTAGGTAGGAGAAATAGAGGTATAAAGGGTGTAGAGGTGGATGAACAAGTCACCATAGATACAAAGAGGTTAATCAGAATTCCAAATTCTATACATGGTAAGTCTGGTCTAATAGTTAAAGAACTAAATAGTATAGATGATTTTAAGCTTAATGAAAGTTTATCTCCTTTCAAAGGATTTACAGTATTTTTACCGTACATTACAATAGAAACTGAGGCTTTAGATAGAAGAATTAAATTATATAGAAATGTGCCAATAAAGATTGAAGCAAGCATTGGAGTTTACTTACATTTAAAAGGATTAGGTGAGGTAAAAGCGTATGTTAGATGA
- a CDS encoding 50S ribosomal protein L44e — protein sequence MKVPKVINTYCPKCKTHTDHSVSLYKSGKRRSLAEGQRRYERKNLGYGSKRKPEQKRFAKVTKKQTLLLKCSKCGYTIVKEGIRVKKLELVEVAK from the coding sequence ATGAAAGTCCCTAAGGTCATTAATACATATTGCCCTAAGTGTAAGACCCATACTGATCATTCAGTTTCCCTATATAAGAGTGGTAAGAGAAGAAGCTTAGCTGAGGGTCAGAGGAGATATGAGAGAAAGAACTTAGGATATGGTAGCAAGAGAAAACCTGAACAAAAAAGATTTGCAAAGGTTACTAAGAAACAGACCTTATTACTAAAGTGTTCTAAATGCGGTTACACTATAGTAAAAGAGGGGATTAGAGTAAAGAAATTGGAACTAGTGGAGGTGGCTAAGTAA
- a CDS encoding 30S ribosomal protein S27e encodes MRKLRILIPEPKSRFLRVKCPNCGNEQTIFSHSTFPVRCLSCGTQLVYPTGGKAKIVGEVVRILG; translated from the coding sequence ATGAGGAAACTAAGAATCCTAATACCGGAACCCAAAAGCAGATTTCTAAGGGTTAAATGTCCAAATTGCGGTAATGAGCAAACGATATTTAGTCATTCAACATTTCCAGTTAGATGTCTTAGCTGTGGTACTCAGCTTGTCTACCCCACGGGTGGTAAAGCAAAAATAGTAGGAGAAGTAGTTAGAATATTGGGTTAA
- a CDS encoding translation initiation factor IF-2 subunit alpha: protein MIYSRSKLPSEGEILIATVKQVFDYGSYVTLDEYSGLQAFLPWSEVSSKWVKNIRDVLKENRKIVVKVIRVDRRKGTVDVSLKKVTDDERRKKNLQWKKIQRLDKILELVSQKLKISEKEAWEQVAWKLEAKYGDPISAIEKAVKEGEKILIDAGVPDIWIKPLLEEASKHVEEKKVKASELITIRTNEPLGVQKIKDVVSKVLENVEQDYENILNIKIYTVGAPRYRIDVIGTDPKEVSEALSEILSNLIKIGKEENVEISVVKK, encoded by the coding sequence ATGATTTATAGCAGGAGCAAATTACCTTCAGAAGGAGAAATCTTAATAGCTACCGTAAAACAAGTTTTTGATTATGGTAGTTACGTAACATTAGATGAATATAGTGGTTTACAAGCATTCTTGCCTTGGAGTGAAGTAAGTAGTAAGTGGGTTAAGAACATTAGAGACGTTCTAAAGGAAAATAGGAAAATCGTAGTAAAGGTAATTAGAGTAGATAGGAGAAAAGGTACTGTTGACGTTTCACTGAAGAAGGTCACCGATGACGAAAGGAGAAAGAAAAATTTGCAGTGGAAAAAGATCCAAAGATTAGATAAAATATTGGAATTAGTTTCGCAGAAGCTTAAAATAAGTGAAAAAGAAGCATGGGAACAAGTAGCGTGGAAATTGGAAGCTAAATACGGTGACCCTATTTCAGCTATCGAAAAAGCAGTAAAGGAAGGGGAGAAAATATTGATTGATGCTGGAGTTCCAGATATCTGGATAAAGCCCTTACTAGAAGAAGCTTCAAAACATGTGGAGGAAAAGAAAGTTAAAGCATCTGAGCTTATAACTATAAGAACTAATGAACCTTTAGGAGTTCAGAAGATTAAGGATGTAGTTTCTAAAGTTTTAGAGAATGTTGAACAAGATTATGAAAATATATTGAATATTAAAATATATACTGTAGGTGCTCCAAGATATAGGATTGATGTCATAGGTACTGATCCAAAGGAGGTTTCAGAAGCATTAAGTGAGATACTATCCAATTTAATTAAGATAGGGAAAGAAGAAAATGTGGAAATAAGTGTGGTCAAAAAATGA
- a CDS encoding RNA-protein complex protein Nop10: protein MKWKMRKCAKDKIYTFKDICPICGSKTIIPHPPRFSPEDRYVKYRIELKKGIKLSC, encoded by the coding sequence ATGAAGTGGAAGATGAGAAAGTGCGCCAAAGATAAGATATATACTTTTAAAGATATTTGCCCTATTTGTGGATCCAAGACTATAATTCCACATCCACCAAGATTTTCTCCAGAAGATCGATATGTAAAATACAGAATAGAGTTAAAAAAGGGAATTAAACTTAGCTGTTAA
- a CDS encoding STT3 domain-containing protein, whose translation MQSVKGIRRDLRKTSLIDLPLIIGLSLVSILIRSLSANWPLAVNEFDPWYLFYNALLIAQVHGNWYAVPPDVLGWFPWGYFIELGNTIGLPFLVALASLPFYGAYGANAVYTVAIFSDILLSGLGVVASYLSIESLTNSRLAGYMAAAIIAVSPALTYKNLLGGLPKTSWGAVFILFTIFLFNQGLKRKNIWYGIPAGILLFLAEISWGGYTYIDLSLLVAAFLLILLNRNDEITANLYTVTVVVTAFLTSLAPNNIGFLSGLAHGLSLLLISAMLYLDMYLSKTLPKEIAESRNLIVIAVLIFIFSLGLSGLAILRPTSMPIPSRYYAIVNPFYQVTVPIDKTVAEYIPQPITSMIQDFGIGLFLSIIGMYYTIRKGNLSGLWLLVLGVASIFGTSEQPYLFNYTAYMVATLGGLGVYYIADNLLKGAKYGNGNKILVAVILGIIGISLIADAGLATLASNEPPAIANAATSFLTTNYSWVSAINWIRTHSPQHAFILSWWDYGYWLEVLTNRSVIDENNTLNGTQIKLMAEMFLNNESFAVNVLEKDYHLYPYGSPNYTIPVYIIAYDAVTEVFTANQLQWYLGYPPDIPGPFLGYTTSLGDIGKAMGAMTTIAGYPLNEYINLTEINDTITQIINTYATTDPTLAQTLASQVSQAEPFAWTPTAYNSLIVQMFIESLYQLPYGQPIAPFTTQLIPSSSSYTITGSPLPRVQLLYFQPAYIALFPVGSGGSGGVFYTTYIMVMVYQFVQPGVALQPSVVINS comes from the coding sequence ATGCAGTCAGTTAAGGGAATAAGGAGAGATCTACGTAAAACATCACTTATAGATTTGCCCTTAATAATAGGACTTTCACTTGTATCAATACTAATACGAAGTCTAAGTGCAAATTGGCCATTGGCAGTTAATGAATTTGACCCTTGGTATCTTTTCTATAACGCTTTGCTAATAGCACAAGTGCACGGAAATTGGTATGCAGTACCTCCAGATGTATTGGGCTGGTTCCCGTGGGGTTACTTCATAGAATTAGGAAACACTATAGGTTTACCTTTCTTAGTAGCACTTGCATCATTGCCCTTTTACGGAGCATATGGAGCGAACGCAGTTTATACAGTCGCTATATTTTCCGATATATTACTTTCGGGACTAGGCGTAGTAGCATCTTATCTTTCTATAGAATCTCTTACAAATAGCAGGTTAGCAGGTTATATGGCAGCTGCGATAATTGCTGTATCACCAGCATTAACGTACAAGAATCTATTAGGAGGATTACCTAAGACGTCATGGGGTGCTGTATTTATATTGTTTACGATATTTTTATTTAATCAGGGGTTAAAGAGGAAAAACATATGGTATGGAATACCTGCTGGTATTCTATTGTTCTTAGCAGAGATATCATGGGGAGGGTACACTTATATTGATCTAAGTCTACTAGTAGCAGCATTTTTACTGATTCTACTAAACAGAAATGATGAAATAACAGCAAATTTGTACACTGTAACAGTAGTTGTCACAGCATTTCTAACCTCATTAGCGCCCAATAATATAGGCTTCTTATCTGGATTAGCGCATGGCTTGTCCTTACTTTTAATCTCAGCGATGCTTTACTTAGACATGTACTTGAGTAAGACACTCCCTAAGGAGATAGCAGAGTCAAGGAATTTGATAGTAATAGCAGTATTGATTTTCATATTCTCGTTAGGTTTATCTGGATTAGCGATATTAAGACCAACCTCAATGCCAATACCATCAAGATATTACGCTATAGTTAATCCATTTTATCAAGTCACAGTTCCAATAGACAAAACAGTAGCGGAATACATACCGCAACCAATAACTTCGATGATTCAAGATTTCGGAATAGGGCTATTCCTATCAATTATAGGTATGTATTACACGATAAGAAAAGGTAACTTATCGGGACTATGGTTACTAGTATTAGGAGTAGCGAGCATATTCGGCACGTCAGAACAACCGTACTTATTTAACTACACTGCATATATGGTAGCAACATTAGGAGGCTTAGGAGTATATTACATTGCAGATAATCTATTAAAAGGAGCAAAATATGGAAATGGTAACAAAATATTGGTTGCGGTTATTCTCGGGATTATTGGAATTTCATTGATTGCAGATGCTGGGTTGGCAACGCTCGCAAGTAATGAACCTCCTGCTATTGCTAACGCAGCAACTAGTTTTCTAACAACGAACTACTCATGGGTATCAGCAATAAACTGGATAAGAACACATTCGCCACAACATGCGTTTATATTATCTTGGTGGGATTACGGGTATTGGTTAGAAGTACTTACAAATAGAAGTGTAATAGACGAAAATAACACACTAAATGGAACACAAATAAAGCTCATGGCAGAGATGTTCTTAAATAATGAGTCCTTTGCAGTAAATGTACTAGAAAAAGATTATCACTTGTATCCATATGGTAGTCCTAATTATACCATACCAGTTTATATAATAGCCTACGATGCAGTAACAGAAGTTTTCACTGCTAATCAATTACAATGGTATTTAGGATATCCACCTGATATTCCTGGGCCATTCCTTGGTTATACGACTAGTTTAGGAGATATAGGAAAAGCTATGGGAGCAATGACGACTATAGCAGGCTATCCTTTAAACGAATATATTAACTTAACTGAGATAAATGATACAATCACGCAGATAATCAATACATACGCTACTACAGATCCAACACTTGCACAAACATTAGCATCCCAGGTTTCACAAGCTGAGCCTTTCGCGTGGACACCGACTGCGTATAACTCGCTAATTGTTCAAATGTTTATAGAAAGTCTATATCAACTACCATATGGACAACCTATAGCACCATTTACAACCCAGTTGATCCCTAGCAGTAGCTCATATACAATAACCGGGTCTCCATTACCACGTGTCCAGCTATTATATTTCCAACCTGCCTATATAGCTTTATTCCCAGTGGGAAGTGGTGGCTCTGGAGGAGTATTCTATACTACATATATAATGGTAATGGTGTATCAATTCGTACAACCAGGTGTGGCATTACAACCAAGTGTAGTAATTAACAGCTAA
- a CDS encoding ammonium transporter translates to MKQWKIKAIIISQIILFLLISNVLAHSQTTSNSTAIQQLNQTVQSILNRTSAYPAVAVPSWLDTGSNAWMLTAATFVGLQSVPGVALYYAGLSKKKYAVNSALMIFYAFAAVLVIWMIAGYNFGFGYPALLSIKGYGIFGYPVPAWSGLFEASQTTYGPSGAHANIPTATFIFFQFVFAAITPILLAGGVLERMNFKAWMVFVPLWSLLVYSPVAYWLFAGGWLNQMGAVDFSGGYVIHVDAGIGALAAALAVGPRLASERKLEAHSLPLILVGAGLIWLGWDGFNGGDPLGATIDAAIAVLNTNIATAVSAVVWILMDMKFLGKPTLIGATSGAITGLVAITPAAGYVNGWESALIGIASGSIPWMALYWLEPKLRVDDTLGVFSTHGIAGILGGLLTGVFANPAVTQFVAPGLRGALYGNLYQLGIQALAAVIVCVYDFAITFGLLKLIGIFIPLQAPPQDLAIGDYAIHGEVAYSELLASIPETVKVKEQTILPKEEEKEEKDPE, encoded by the coding sequence ATGAAGCAATGGAAGATAAAGGCAATAATTATTAGCCAAATTATATTGTTTTTATTAATTAGTAATGTATTAGCTCATTCTCAAACAACCAGCAATTCTACCGCTATTCAGCAGTTGAATCAGACGGTTCAATCTATTTTGAATAGAACATCTGCTTATCCTGCAGTGGCTGTCCCATCTTGGCTAGACACTGGAAGTAACGCCTGGATGTTAACTGCAGCTACGTTCGTTGGCCTGCAGAGCGTTCCCGGTGTAGCGTTATATTATGCTGGACTTTCGAAGAAGAAGTATGCTGTAAATTCAGCATTAATGATATTTTATGCGTTTGCCGCGGTATTAGTAATTTGGATGATAGCGGGGTATAACTTTGGATTTGGATATCCAGCCCTTCTTTCAATCAAAGGTTATGGCATATTTGGTTATCCTGTCCCAGCGTGGAGTGGGCTCTTTGAAGCGTCACAAACAACATACGGTCCCAGCGGTGCCCATGCCAACATACCTACTGCGACGTTTATTTTCTTCCAGTTTGTATTCGCCGCAATAACTCCTATTCTTCTAGCTGGTGGAGTATTAGAAAGAATGAACTTCAAAGCTTGGATGGTTTTTGTTCCTTTATGGTCTTTATTGGTATATAGCCCAGTAGCTTATTGGCTATTTGCAGGAGGATGGCTAAATCAGATGGGCGCTGTAGATTTCTCTGGAGGATATGTCATACATGTTGATGCTGGAATAGGTGCTTTAGCTGCTGCTTTGGCTGTAGGACCTAGATTAGCTTCCGAAAGGAAATTAGAAGCTCATAGTTTACCTTTAATATTAGTTGGAGCTGGATTAATATGGTTAGGATGGGATGGGTTTAATGGCGGTGATCCCTTAGGAGCTACGATTGACGCAGCAATAGCAGTTTTGAACACGAATATTGCAACTGCAGTAAGTGCGGTTGTATGGATTTTGATGGATATGAAATTCTTAGGGAAACCTACATTAATTGGAGCTACAAGTGGTGCAATAACTGGTCTAGTCGCTATAACTCCAGCAGCAGGCTATGTTAACGGATGGGAATCTGCACTGATAGGAATTGCCTCTGGAAGTATTCCATGGATGGCATTATATTGGTTAGAACCAAAGCTAAGAGTCGATGATACCTTAGGGGTCTTTTCGACGCATGGAATTGCTGGAATACTCGGTGGTTTGCTAACCGGAGTCTTTGCAAATCCTGCTGTGACTCAATTTGTAGCCCCTGGATTAAGGGGTGCATTATATGGTAACTTATATCAACTAGGTATTCAAGCACTTGCAGCAGTAATAGTATGTGTATACGACTTTGCCATAACATTTGGACTTTTAAAATTAATAGGTATATTCATACCACTGCAAGCTCCACCTCAAGATTTAGCCATAGGAGACTATGCTATTCACGGTGAGGTGGCTTACTCTGAATTATTAGCTAGTATACCTGAAACTGTCAAAGTTAAAGAACAAACTATCTTACCAAAGGAGGAAGAAAAGGAAGAGAAAGATCCTGAATAA
- a CDS encoding MarR family winged helix-turn-helix transcriptional regulator: MIHCSTDIKKKLFVYKVRYLTMIVTTKYSEVWDLITGLTRKINKETDKALEQIGLSYFEFKVMCALDDEGKIPMSRVAEKYMLTKAGLTSIIDRLEEKNLVKRVRSESDRRVIYVELTDKGREKLAESRKIFLNVLSSFLSKLSEDEIREIERIFLKLSS; encoded by the coding sequence ATGATCCATTGTAGCACTGATATTAAGAAAAAACTTTTTGTTTACAAAGTTAGATATTTAACTATGATAGTAACAACTAAATATTCGGAAGTTTGGGATCTCATAACTGGTTTAACAAGGAAAATAAACAAGGAAACTGATAAGGCTCTTGAACAAATTGGTCTATCATATTTTGAGTTTAAAGTGATGTGTGCTTTAGACGATGAAGGTAAGATTCCAATGAGTAGAGTTGCCGAAAAATATATGCTAACTAAAGCTGGGTTAACCAGTATAATTGACAGACTTGAAGAGAAGAATCTCGTTAAAAGGGTCAGAAGTGAGAGTGATAGAAGAGTAATTTACGTCGAATTAACAGATAAGGGAAGGGAAAAATTAGCTGAGAGTAGGAAAATTTTTCTAAATGTATTATCATCATTCCTGAGTAAATTAAGTGAAGACGAGATAAGGGAGATTGAGAGGATCTTTCTAAAATTATCTTCCTAA